A genomic window from Cucumis melo cultivar AY chromosome 8, USDA_Cmelo_AY_1.0, whole genome shotgun sequence includes:
- the LOC103502137 gene encoding trihelix transcription factor GT-3b isoform X2 has protein sequence MEDFCDLRRAVRLHRIAGVNADQAAGDRFPPWSVLETKELLAIRAALDKNFSEMKQNRMLWISVAGKMKAKGFNRSDEQCKCKWKNLVTRYKGCETMDPKALKHQFPFYDDLHTIFTARMQKNWWVEAENRSGVLKRKANEDPNGDRELENEEKTKTKNVTKKRKWKRDNDLEEHERNLEEILKGFLKREMEMEREWREAFRVREEERRLKEEEWRMKMEGIEREKMTMEILWRENEEKRREREEARAQKTDALISALLTNLT, from the exons ATGGAAGATTTTTGCGATCTTCGCCGTGCTGTTCGTCTTCATCGAATCGCTGGCGTTAATGCGGATCAGGCGGCGGGGGATAGGTTTCCGCCGTGGAGTGTACTGGAGACGAAGGAATTGCTTGCGATTAGAGCGGCGTTGGATAAGAATTTCTCGGAGATGAAACAGAATAGAATGCTTTGGATTTCGGTGGCCGGAAAGATGAAGGCTAAAGGCTTTAATCGAAGCGACGAGCAGTGTAAATGTAAATGGAAAAATCTTGTCACTCGTTATAAG GGTTGTGAAACTATGGATCCCAAAGCTCTAAAGCATCAATTTCCATTTTACGACGACCTTCATACAATTTTTACTGCAAGGATGCAAAAGAATTGGTGGGTCGAAGCCGAAAACCGATCTGGAGTCTTGAAAAGGAAAGCAAACGAGGATCCGAATGGTGATAGAGAATTAGAAAacgaagaaaaaacaaaaacgaaaaATGTCACAAAAAAGAGGAAATGGAAAAGGGATAATGATCTTGAAGAACATGAGAGGAATTTGGAGGAAATATTGAAGGGTTTTCTGAAAAGAGAGATGGAAATGGAGAGGGAATGGAGAGAAGCATTTAGGGTtagagaagaagagagaaggTTAAAAGAGGAAGAATGGAGAATGAAAATGGAAGGTATTGAGAGAGAGAAGATGACGATGGAGATATTATggagagaaaatgaagaaaagagaagagaaagagaagaagcaAGAGCTCAGAAAACAGATGCTTTGATCTCTGCTTTGTTGACCAACCTCACGTAA
- the LOC103502140 gene encoding protein SCO1 homolog 1, mitochondrial — protein MATIISRSAKRLHYANLCFSFHRMRLHSLSLSPSTSSSVLAGANLHDRAFPLHSGLGMNFLATYMRRLYSTTSTTADSQSPASEKSGESNSSEGDKSGKSNEGQDAGKPVRGGPVSWLSFLLLVATGAGLVFYYDREKKRHIEEINKASTEVKQGPSVGKAAIGGPFKLVNHDGKQVTEKDFFGKWTLIYFGFTHCPDICPDELQKLAAAVDKIKKAGIKIVPIFISVDPERDTVEQVREYVKEFHPDLVGLTGTSDEIRNVARAYRVYYMKTEEEDSDYLVDHSIVMYLMGPEKMEFVKFFGKNNDVDSLADGVIKEIKQYKK, from the exons ATGGCGACCATTATTTCTAGGAGTGCGAAACGTTTACATTACGCAAACCTCTGTTTCTCTTTTCACCGGATGAGGTTAcactctctttctctttcgCCGTCGACTTCGTCCTCCGTTCTAGCAGGAGCAAATCTTCATGATCGAGCTTTTCCCCTTCATTCG GGGCTTGGAATGAACTTTTTAGCTACGTATATGAGGCGGCTTTATAGTACCACTTCTACTACTGCTGATTCTCAAAGCCCAGCCTCCGAGAAATCGGGAGAATCCAATTCTAGTGAAGGGGATAAATCAGGGAAATCAAATGAGGGCCAGGATGCTGGAAAACCTGTTCGTGGTGGG CCGGTATCATGGCTGAGTTTTCTTTTGCTGGTTGCTACTGGAGCGGGATTGGTTTTCTATTATGACCGGGAAAAGAAACGTCATATTGAAG AAATAAACAAAGCTTCCACAGAAGTGAAACAAGGACCGTCAGTTGGAAAAGCAGCTATTGGGGGTCCATTTAAACTTGTCAATCATGATGGGAAGCAGGTCACAGAAAAAGACTTTTTTGGGAAATGGACATTGATATATTTTGGCTTCACCCACTGTCCCGATATCTGCCCAGATGAGCTACAAAAGCTAGCTGCTGCAGTTGATAAAATCA AAAAGGCAGGAATAAAAATTGTGCCTATTTTCATCTCTGTTGATCCTGAGAGAGATACGGTAGAACAAGTGCGGGAGTATGTCAAAG AATTCCATCCGGACTTGGTTGGCCTTACTGGGACTTCAGATGAGATACGAAATGTGGCTAGAGCATATCGAGTTTATTATATGAAGACGGAAGAGGAAGACTCAGATTATCTCGTCGATCACTCCATAGTGAT GTACTTAATGGGTCCCGAGAAGATGGAATTCGTAAAATTTTTTGGGAAAAACAACGACGTTGATTCGCTGGCAGATGGTGTTATAAAAGAGATAAAGCAGTACAAGAAATAG
- the LOC103502139 gene encoding protein trichome birefringence-like 3: MSLLASSPSGLMAKPSVARLKPHLPFLTAVLCAFAFLALFYTERITFFSSASIFKLKSCPRKSTPFKTREKPKAEEQWRDPLTDDRFEFDPEECSVVNGKWVFNRSMKPLYTDESCPYLDRQVSCVKNGREDWDYRHWEWQPDDCRLPRFNAEIALKKLRGKRLMFVGDSLQRGQWQSFVCMVEWMIPEDQKSLKRGRFHSVFTIKEYVATIEFYWAPFLVHSNSDNPIIGDPKQRILRVDSVANHSKHWANVDILVFNTYVWWMSGVKIKALWGSFENGEEGYEEFDTPIAYTMGLKTWANWVDSNVNPNITRVFFTTMSPTHTRSMDWGRVNGSKCFNETKPIKNKKFWGSGADKGIMSVVSKIVHKMKVPVTFINITQLSDYRIDAHSSIYTETGGKLLTAEQKADPLHHADCIHWCLPGVPDTWNQILFAHL, from the exons ATGAGCTTGTTGGCGTCATCTCCCTCGGGCCTCATGGCGAAACCATCGGTCGCCCGACTCAAGCCTCACCTCCCCTTCCTCACTGCCGTCCTCTGTGCCTTTGCCTTCCTTGCTCTCTTCTACACCGAGCGCATCACTTTCTTCTCTTCCGCCTCCATTTTTAAACTCAAGTCGTGCCCTCGAAAATCGACCCCTTTCAAGACAA GGGAGAAGCCGAAGGCGGAGGAGCAGTGGAGAGACCCATTGACGGACGACCGGTTCGAGTTTGACCCAGAGGAATGCAGCGTAGTGAACGGGAAGTGGGTGTTTAACCGGTCGATGAAGCCGTTGTACACGGACGAATCGTGCCCGTATCTAGACCGGCAAGTGTCATGCGTGAAGAACGGACGGGAGGATTGGGATTACCGGCATTGGGAGTGGCAACCAGATGATTGCAGATTGCCAAG ATTTAATGCAGAAATTGCACTGAAAAAGCTTAGAGGGAAGAGGCTAATGTTCGTAGGGGATTCATTACAGCGTGGGCAATGGCAATCATTTGTTTGTATGGTTGAGTGGATGATTCCTGAAGATCAAAAATCTCTCAAGAGAGGCCGATTTCACTCTGTTTTTACTATTAAG GAATACGTGGCTACAATAGAGTTCTATTGGGCTCCATTTCTGGTGCACTCAAATTCAGACAATCCCATAATTGGAGATCCAAAGCAAAGAATATTGAGGGTGGACTCAGTTGCAAACCATTCCAAACATTGGGCTAACGTTGACATTCTTGTCTTCAATACCTACGTTTGGTGGATGAGTGGCGTTAAAATTAAAGCCTT ATGGGGATCGTTTGAGAATGGAGAAGAAGGATATGAAGAATTTGATACACCAATTGCATATACGATGGGATTAAAGACTTGGGCCAATTGGGTTGACTCAAATGTCAATCCCAATATCACACGTGTCTTCTTTACAACTATGTCTCCAACTCACACAAG GAGTATGGATTGGGGGAGAGTGAATGGAAGCAAATGCTTCAACGAAACAAAGccaataaaaaataagaaattttggggGAGTGGAGCCGATAAAGGAATAATGAGCGTGGTCTCTAAAATAGTTCACAAAATGAAAGTTCCAGTCACTTTTATCAACATCACTCAGCTTTCTGATTACCGTATCGACGCCCATTCCTCCATCTATACCGAAACCGGCGGCAAGTTACTCACGGCAGAGCAAAAAGCTGATCCTCTTCACCACGCCGACTGCATCCATTGGTGCCTTCCCGGCGTTCCCGATACTTGGAATCAAATTCTTTTCGCCCATTTGTAA
- the LOC103502137 gene encoding trihelix transcription factor GT-3b isoform X1 produces MEDFCDLRRAVRLHRIAGVNADQAAGDRFPPWSVLETKELLAIRAALDKNFSEMKQNRMLWISVAGKMKAKGFNRSDEQCKCKWKNLVTRYKSLHIQGCETMDPKALKHQFPFYDDLHTIFTARMQKNWWVEAENRSGVLKRKANEDPNGDRELENEEKTKTKNVTKKRKWKRDNDLEEHERNLEEILKGFLKREMEMEREWREAFRVREEERRLKEEEWRMKMEGIEREKMTMEILWRENEEKRREREEARAQKTDALISALLTNLT; encoded by the exons ATGGAAGATTTTTGCGATCTTCGCCGTGCTGTTCGTCTTCATCGAATCGCTGGCGTTAATGCGGATCAGGCGGCGGGGGATAGGTTTCCGCCGTGGAGTGTACTGGAGACGAAGGAATTGCTTGCGATTAGAGCGGCGTTGGATAAGAATTTCTCGGAGATGAAACAGAATAGAATGCTTTGGATTTCGGTGGCCGGAAAGATGAAGGCTAAAGGCTTTAATCGAAGCGACGAGCAGTGTAAATGTAAATGGAAAAATCTTGTCACTCGTTATAAG TCTTTACACATACAGGGTTGTGAAACTATGGATCCCAAAGCTCTAAAGCATCAATTTCCATTTTACGACGACCTTCATACAATTTTTACTGCAAGGATGCAAAAGAATTGGTGGGTCGAAGCCGAAAACCGATCTGGAGTCTTGAAAAGGAAAGCAAACGAGGATCCGAATGGTGATAGAGAATTAGAAAacgaagaaaaaacaaaaacgaaaaATGTCACAAAAAAGAGGAAATGGAAAAGGGATAATGATCTTGAAGAACATGAGAGGAATTTGGAGGAAATATTGAAGGGTTTTCTGAAAAGAGAGATGGAAATGGAGAGGGAATGGAGAGAAGCATTTAGGGTtagagaagaagagagaaggTTAAAAGAGGAAGAATGGAGAATGAAAATGGAAGGTATTGAGAGAGAGAAGATGACGATGGAGATATTATggagagaaaatgaagaaaagagaagagaaagagaagaagcaAGAGCTCAGAAAACAGATGCTTTGATCTCTGCTTTGTTGACCAACCTCACGTAA